The genomic stretch CAAAACAAAGGGAGAAGGTGGAATTGCGCTACTATGTGATTCCGGAGACGGAAGTGGTTCTGGCTCTATTGGGGGAGGATTGGATCCGGGAATATGGGAAAGATATCAAATACCTTCATTTTCACGATCTTATGGAAATCGGATATTGCCACTGGGGGGACGGAGAAGTGGTCCTGGGGCAGGAACGCCTTCCTTTTTCCAGCCATTCCATGATGATCGTACCGCCAAGGCTTCCTCATACCACGAACTCTGTGGATGGGACAAAGGGGTATTGGGAGTGGATGTACATTGACCTGGAAAAAACAGTATCTGAAGTGTACGGCCATGACCCGGTGCACCAAAGCACCATATTAAAAAGGCTCCATCGAACCGGGTACCTTCTGTCAGAAGAGGACAATCCCGGCCTGTCCAGACTGATTTTAGGGATTATGGAAGAAGCGCGGCATAAAAAGCCTTATTACAAAGACAGCATTCGAGGCTATCTTAATGCTTTTGTGGTGGAACTTCTGCGGCTTTCCGATGATGAGGAGCGGATCGTAGGAGGCAGGGGCAGTACCGCCGTTTTAGCAGGAGCCCTGGATTATGTTGCAACGCATTATCACCAGGAAATCAAGGTCAGCAGTCTGGCAGAGGCCTGCAACATGAGTGAAAGCCATTTCCGCCGTGTTTTTGAAGAGGGAATGAATATGAAGCCTTTGGACTATATCAACTTAATCCGGGTTCGGAGTGCCTGTGAACTGCTGAAAAAGACAGGGAAATCCATGGAAGAGGTTGGAGAGGAGTCGGGATTTGCTTCAATTTCTGCATTTAACCGGAATTTTAGAAAAATATTAAATGTTTCCCCTTATCAATGGAAAAAATCAAAAGAAAATTATGAGGGAAAGCTGCTCCACTACAGAATCAGCGCTCAAAAAGGCTGGGATTAAGGGATTAATGATCGAATATGCGCGTTTTTTAATTGAATCTAAAGACTTTTAATCAAAAAACATTGGTATAATGAATTTATCATACAAGCCAATTTTTTTATGAAAGAGGAGGAGTTTTGCTATGAAGAGAAGAATTGCATCCATATTACTGGCCGGAGCCATGATGGCTTCCCTGACAGCCTGCGGGAGTTCTGGCGGTGCAGGACAGAATGCAGGAGGAAAGACAGGAGATGGGGCTAAGGCCGCAAACGAACTGACTGTCTGGTGCTGGGATCCTGCATTTAACATTTATGCAATGGAAGAAGCGGCAAAGGTGTACCAGAAGGATCATCCGGATTTCAAGCTGAATGTAGTGGAGACGCCCTGGGCTGACGTGC from Lacrimispora sphenoides JCM 1415 encodes the following:
- a CDS encoding AraC family transcriptional regulator; the encoded protein is MAGDAFSVFTAKSCGCFRNNLDKGGKMFVAKQREKVELRYYVIPETEVVLALLGEDWIREYGKDIKYLHFHDLMEIGYCHWGDGEVVLGQERLPFSSHSMMIVPPRLPHTTNSVDGTKGYWEWMYIDLEKTVSEVYGHDPVHQSTILKRLHRTGYLLSEEDNPGLSRLILGIMEEARHKKPYYKDSIRGYLNAFVVELLRLSDDEERIVGGRGSTAVLAGALDYVATHYHQEIKVSSLAEACNMSESHFRRVFEEGMNMKPLDYINLIRVRSACELLKKTGKSMEEVGEESGFASISAFNRNFRKILNVSPYQWKKSKENYEGKLLHYRISAQKGWD